Proteins encoded in a region of the Mycolicibacterium chitae genome:
- a CDS encoding TetR/AcrR family transcriptional regulator yields MGLDRATVVAAATHLARSVGIENLSMRRLATALDVTPMALYRHLPNKESLLDLVVDESLRSVPPVDPDGPLIPELRNSFGAIYRLAVEQPGLAAAMAARPLEGEVARHLGERVLVLAGRHGFDDNRAAEFLVALFGLTLGTALYRSSRKDRQARLATAGDDTPTVVRLRDAIAGVSARDDQFLDSLDRLAAGYLRELK; encoded by the coding sequence GTGGGTTTGGACAGAGCCACGGTGGTGGCGGCCGCGACGCACCTCGCCCGGTCGGTGGGCATCGAGAACCTGTCCATGCGCCGGCTGGCCACCGCGCTCGATGTGACGCCGATGGCGCTCTACCGCCACCTCCCGAACAAGGAGTCCCTGCTCGATCTCGTCGTCGACGAGTCGCTGCGGTCGGTGCCCCCGGTCGATCCCGACGGGCCGCTGATCCCCGAGTTGCGCAACTCCTTCGGGGCGATCTATCGCCTGGCCGTCGAGCAGCCGGGCCTCGCCGCAGCGATGGCCGCCCGGCCGCTGGAGGGCGAGGTGGCCCGGCACCTCGGCGAGCGCGTCCTGGTCCTGGCGGGACGCCACGGATTCGATGACAACAGGGCGGCCGAATTCTTGGTGGCGCTGTTCGGCCTGACCCTCGGCACCGCCCTGTACCGCTCGTCGCGCAAGGACCGCCAAGCCCGCCTGGCCACCGCGGGTGACGACACGCCGACCGTCGTCCGGTTGCGCGACGCCATCGCCGGGGTCAGTGCCCGCGACGACCAGTTCCTGGACTCGCTCGACCGATTGGCGGCGGGTTACCTACGCGAGTTGAAATGA
- a CDS encoding FAD-dependent oxidoreductase, protein MVDWDAGDDVIVIGSGVSGLTAAFAATSAGLSTRVYEGAAEWGGTSAMSVGGVWIPVNPLMAAQGVRDSIEEAMEYLENVIGDAGPASSIERRRAYVENAARMANDLAQHGFRWRRASRWPDYHSDLPGAKLGRVVEGDLFDLRRLGAAADTMRKPETLPPIPLLGGDIADLVVATRSRRGLVAGVQTAGRAARGLAAKRRLVGMGQSLIGQLGLICQQLEIPVQRNSPLRELVEVDGRVQGVVIEQGGRLRRIFARHGVVLAGGGFSQNAELRRQYQPVGAEWSAAIPGDQGDILIAGMKIGAATANMEGAWWVPVVLPPNGNRDFLVWERSLPGSIVIDQSGRRFANESADYTTFAQQMLENDKSVPTVPAWLIIDSRHRRRYMFGGVPGGYTPRSWIKSGYLIKERSLEALSQRCGLPAAAVRATVTRFNEQARRGVDDDFGRGSTVYDNYFGDPSHRPNPNLGPVEQPPFYAVKLWPGDVGTSGGLLTDEHARVLDEAGEPIRGLYSAGNSTASVMGLRYPGPGITLGAGSVFGYIAGRHLASVAGAIPGSEAVVS, encoded by the coding sequence ATGGTGGATTGGGATGCGGGCGACGACGTCATCGTCATCGGCAGCGGGGTCTCAGGACTGACGGCGGCGTTCGCCGCGACGTCGGCCGGACTGAGCACGCGCGTGTATGAGGGGGCCGCCGAGTGGGGCGGCACCAGCGCCATGTCCGTCGGCGGCGTATGGATCCCGGTCAACCCGCTGATGGCCGCCCAAGGCGTGCGCGATTCGATCGAAGAGGCGATGGAGTACCTCGAGAACGTGATCGGCGACGCCGGCCCGGCCAGCTCGATCGAACGTCGCCGCGCGTACGTCGAGAATGCCGCTCGGATGGCGAACGACCTTGCTCAGCACGGCTTTCGGTGGCGCCGAGCGAGTCGGTGGCCGGACTATCACAGCGATCTTCCCGGCGCGAAACTGGGACGAGTCGTCGAAGGTGATCTCTTCGACCTACGCCGACTGGGCGCCGCCGCCGACACGATGCGCAAGCCCGAGACGCTTCCGCCCATTCCGCTGCTGGGCGGCGACATCGCGGACCTGGTGGTCGCCACCCGGTCCCGACGCGGCCTCGTGGCCGGTGTGCAGACCGCCGGGCGTGCGGCGCGTGGCCTTGCCGCCAAGCGACGCCTGGTCGGGATGGGACAGTCGCTCATCGGCCAACTCGGTCTGATCTGTCAGCAGCTCGAGATTCCGGTGCAACGCAATAGTCCGCTGCGCGAACTCGTCGAGGTGGACGGCCGGGTCCAGGGTGTGGTCATCGAGCAGGGTGGGCGGTTGCGCCGAATTTTCGCCCGGCACGGGGTGGTGCTGGCCGGCGGGGGATTCTCCCAGAACGCCGAACTGCGCCGGCAGTATCAGCCGGTCGGCGCCGAGTGGTCCGCCGCGATCCCCGGCGATCAGGGTGACATCCTGATCGCCGGGATGAAGATCGGCGCCGCGACGGCCAACATGGAGGGCGCCTGGTGGGTTCCGGTCGTTCTGCCGCCCAACGGGAATCGTGACTTCCTGGTGTGGGAGCGCTCCTTGCCGGGCAGCATTGTCATCGATCAGAGCGGGCGACGGTTCGCCAACGAGTCCGCCGACTACACGACCTTCGCCCAGCAGATGCTGGAGAACGACAAGTCGGTGCCGACGGTGCCCGCGTGGCTGATCATCGACTCTAGGCACCGGCGCCGGTACATGTTCGGCGGTGTCCCGGGCGGGTACACGCCCCGGTCGTGGATCAAGTCCGGCTACCTGATCAAGGAACGTTCGCTGGAGGCGCTGTCGCAGCGCTGCGGTCTGCCGGCCGCGGCCGTGCGCGCCACCGTCACGAGGTTCAACGAGCAGGCCCGTCGCGGGGTCGACGACGACTTCGGCCGGGGAAGCACGGTGTACGACAACTACTTCGGCGATCCGTCGCATCGACCGAACCCGAATCTGGGACCGGTGGAACAACCGCCCTTCTACGCCGTGAAGTTGTGGCCCGGTGACGTCGGGACCAGCGGTGGACTGCTCACCGACGAGCACGCCCGGGTGCTGGACGAGGCCGGCGAGCCGATCAGGGGGCTGTACTCGGCGGGCAACAGCACCGCGTCGGTGATGGGGCTGCGCTATCCAGGGCCGGGTATCACCTTGGGCGCCGGTTCGGTGTTCGGCTACATCGCCGGCCGCCATCTCGCGTCGGTCGCGGGTGCGATTCCCGGCTCCGAGGCGGTTGTCAGCTAG
- a CDS encoding nuclear transport factor 2 family protein yields the protein MSNSSEAAGKWFDILARGAVAEWDGFVDPDFSMHVPLMPGEPETPTLGLEPNRARVGQLWQAWESFEFADTDIHASADDPEVVFATTNSKAKTVWGAPYENRYVIKLRFRDGKLVEHLEFMDPRPVLAAFEGHL from the coding sequence ATGAGTAACAGCAGCGAGGCCGCAGGTAAGTGGTTCGACATCCTGGCCCGCGGCGCGGTCGCGGAGTGGGACGGGTTCGTCGATCCGGACTTCAGCATGCACGTGCCGCTGATGCCCGGTGAACCCGAAACACCCACCCTGGGCCTGGAACCCAACCGGGCCCGGGTGGGTCAGCTCTGGCAGGCCTGGGAGTCCTTCGAGTTCGCGGACACCGACATCCATGCCTCCGCCGACGATCCGGAGGTGGTGTTCGCCACCACCAATTCGAAGGCGAAGACGGTCTGGGGTGCCCCGTACGAGAACCGCTACGTCATCAAGCTCCGGTTCCGCGACGGAAAGCTCGTCGAGCACCTGGAGTTCATGGATCCCCGCCCGGTCCTCGCGGCCTTCGAAGGTCACCTCTAA
- a CDS encoding NAD(P)H-binding protein — protein MTTIGITGASGELGRAATDHVLRANPDTDLVLLTRNPEALTGSRSAGSVRIRHADFDAPEELPAAFDDIDVLLLISTDAVGRRAAQHRAAIAAAAKAGVARVVYTSATNPHVAHPVELAPLMRDHAETEAALQAAGMSWTILRNALYLDAFAPVWAQSAATGTLVSNNGTGRHAPVARDDCAAAAAAALTTAGHDNATYNISGAQLIDDETLAALLSTAYGRTVEVVAVSDQEYAAGLQEAGLPPAVADPIVGFGASIRGGLLEAPLGDTERLIGRAPISVEAFLSPAGA, from the coding sequence TTGACCACCATCGGCATCACCGGAGCCAGCGGCGAACTCGGCCGCGCGGCAACCGATCACGTCCTGCGTGCGAATCCGGACACCGATCTGGTGCTGCTCACCCGCAACCCGGAGGCGCTGACGGGGAGCCGATCCGCCGGTTCGGTGCGCATCCGCCACGCGGACTTCGACGCCCCGGAGGAGTTGCCCGCGGCGTTCGACGACATCGACGTGCTGCTGCTGATCTCCACCGATGCCGTCGGTCGCCGGGCCGCGCAGCACCGTGCGGCCATTGCGGCGGCCGCGAAGGCGGGGGTCGCACGGGTGGTCTACACCTCGGCGACCAACCCGCACGTCGCGCATCCGGTGGAGTTGGCGCCGTTGATGCGCGACCACGCGGAGACCGAGGCTGCCCTGCAGGCCGCCGGGATGTCCTGGACCATTCTGCGCAACGCGCTGTACCTCGATGCCTTCGCGCCGGTCTGGGCGCAGAGCGCGGCCACCGGGACGCTGGTCTCCAACAACGGGACCGGGCGACACGCCCCCGTCGCACGCGATGACTGCGCCGCCGCCGCGGCGGCGGCGCTCACCACCGCGGGCCACGACAACGCCACCTACAACATCTCCGGTGCCCAACTGATCGACGACGAGACGCTGGCGGCACTGCTGAGCACTGCATACGGCCGCACGGTCGAGGTGGTTGCGGTCTCGGACCAGGAGTATGCCGCCGGCCTGCAGGAGGCCGGACTGCCGCCCGCGGTCGCGGATCCGATCGTCGGCTTCGGCGCGAGCATCAGGGGCGGCTTGTTGGAGGCGCCGTTGGGCGACACCGAAAGGCTCATCGGCCGCGCCCCGATCTCGGTCGAGGCGTTCCTGTCCCCGGCCGGCGCCTGA
- a CDS encoding NAD(P)-dependent oxidoreductase codes for MTRILLFGASGYAGSRIRDEALRRGHQVTAVSRGGPVAASLYDRDAVLRLAEDADVLVSAITSGPDAAGNTLPDAVPILVAAAQRSGVRIGVVGGAGGLLLSEGGEQVISRLAAIAPPDKLRDIALHIDFLDRLRETPEDVDWFYLSPPTGFGAHVPGVARGHYRLGADVLLTDGQGNSEISGDDFAVAFLDEIEDPRHRRRRFTVAY; via the coding sequence GTGACTCGGATACTGCTGTTCGGCGCGAGCGGCTACGCCGGCAGCCGGATCAGGGACGAGGCACTGCGGCGCGGGCACCAGGTCACCGCGGTGTCCCGGGGCGGCCCGGTCGCCGCGTCGCTGTATGACCGCGACGCGGTCCTGCGGTTGGCCGAGGACGCCGACGTCCTGGTCTCGGCGATCACCAGCGGTCCCGACGCCGCCGGCAACACCCTGCCCGACGCCGTGCCGATCCTGGTCGCCGCGGCGCAGCGCAGCGGGGTCCGGATCGGCGTCGTCGGCGGGGCGGGCGGCCTGCTGCTGAGCGAAGGCGGCGAGCAGGTCATCTCGCGCCTGGCGGCGATCGCACCCCCGGACAAGCTGCGGGACATCGCACTGCACATCGACTTCCTCGACCGCCTGCGCGAAACACCCGAGGACGTCGACTGGTTCTATCTCAGCCCCCCAACCGGATTCGGCGCCCACGTGCCCGGCGTCGCGCGTGGCCACTACCGCCTCGGTGCTGACGTTCTGCTCACCGACGGCCAGGGGAACTCGGAGATCAGCGGCGACGATTTCGCCGTGGCGTTCCTCGACGAGATCGAGGACCCCCGGCACCGTCGGCGCCGGTTCACGGTTGCGTACTGA
- a CDS encoding 2-oxo acid dehydrogenase subunit E2, with protein sequence MNTTTQTPTATVCLPELGEGVEQATVTRWLKSVGDYVEVDEPLLEVATDKVDTEVASPHSGTITEILAEEDDVVPVGGGLATVSGSDDAGTAPAAAPEPVPTPEPEPEPAPTPVATTPVVATPPVIAPPAPAPAAHRGGTTEKLPPIRRTIARRMLESLQVSAQLTTVLEVDLSAISRLRAEHKEEFLGRTGTKLSFLPFLAKAALDALPDYPMLNASLNGDVTEVTYHGSCHLGIAVEGPKGLMVPVIRDASALGIAQLAQATARLAERVRGGTITVDELNGGTFTITNTGSRGALFDTPIINQPQTGILGTGAVVDRVVPVRDAGSPLRIEVRPMAYLSISYDHRIVDGADAAKFLTAMKQRLESGYTAEDLS encoded by the coding sequence ATGAACACCACCACCCAGACCCCCACGGCCACCGTCTGCCTGCCCGAACTCGGCGAGGGGGTCGAACAGGCCACGGTGACCCGCTGGCTCAAATCCGTCGGCGACTACGTCGAGGTGGACGAGCCGCTGCTCGAGGTCGCCACCGACAAGGTCGACACCGAGGTCGCCTCCCCGCACAGCGGCACCATCACCGAGATCCTCGCCGAGGAGGACGACGTGGTCCCCGTCGGGGGCGGCTTGGCGACCGTGTCCGGCAGCGACGACGCCGGGACGGCCCCGGCCGCGGCGCCGGAGCCCGTGCCGACACCGGAACCGGAACCCGAGCCGGCCCCGACACCCGTCGCCACGACACCCGTCGTCGCGACGCCGCCGGTCATCGCGCCACCCGCACCCGCCCCGGCAGCGCACCGCGGCGGCACCACCGAGAAGCTCCCGCCGATCCGGCGCACCATCGCCCGCCGGATGCTCGAATCGCTGCAGGTGTCGGCGCAGCTCACCACGGTCCTGGAGGTCGACCTCTCGGCCATCAGCCGGCTGCGGGCCGAGCACAAGGAGGAGTTCCTGGGCCGCACCGGCACCAAGCTGTCGTTCCTGCCGTTCCTCGCCAAGGCCGCCCTGGATGCGCTGCCCGACTACCCGATGCTCAACGCCTCGCTGAACGGCGACGTCACCGAGGTCACCTATCACGGCAGCTGCCACCTGGGCATCGCGGTCGAGGGCCCCAAGGGCCTGATGGTCCCGGTGATCCGGGACGCGAGTGCTCTCGGGATCGCCCAATTGGCCCAGGCCACAGCGCGATTGGCCGAGCGGGTGCGCGGCGGAACCATCACCGTCGACGAACTCAACGGCGGCACCTTCACCATCACCAACACCGGCAGCCGGGGCGCGCTGTTCGACACCCCCATCATCAACCAGCCCCAGACCGGCATCCTCGGCACCGGGGCGGTGGTCGACCGCGTGGTCCCCGTGCGCGACGCCGGCAGCCCCCTGCGCATCGAAGTCCGTCCGATGGCCTACCTGTCCATCTCCTACGACCACCGGATCGTCGACGGCGCCGACGCCGCGAAGTTCCTGACCGCCATGAAACAGCGCCTCGAATCCGGCTACACCGCTGAAGATCTCAGCTGA
- a CDS encoding quinone oxidoreductase family protein, with the protein MRAAVLRNWGAPDELRVESVPDPTPCDGEALVELRAAALNWHDVIVRQTGRGAQLPSILGMDGAGVRRDTGEEVVIYPGLNWGDKAAGPGPGFGVLGDADDGTYAELIAVPEAMLYPKPAHLSWLEAAALPCAALTAFRAVFTRAGLQPGETVLVLGAGSGVSTFAVLFAAASGAEVYVTSSSTAKIDSVRGLGARGGVLYTEPGWPAAVAESTGGGVDVIVCGVGSELADALSCLKTGGRIALFGARAGQAVGFDAATLYFRQASILGTTLGSPDDFARMLEFVTAHELRPVVDRVYPLDEIAAAHTYLETGGQLGKVVIDITA; encoded by the coding sequence ATGAGGGCAGCAGTCCTGCGCAATTGGGGCGCCCCCGACGAATTGCGGGTCGAGTCGGTCCCCGACCCGACGCCCTGCGACGGTGAGGCACTGGTCGAGCTTCGCGCCGCCGCGCTGAACTGGCACGACGTCATCGTGCGGCAAACCGGCCGGGGCGCACAGCTTCCCAGCATCCTCGGGATGGACGGCGCCGGCGTCCGCCGGGACACCGGCGAGGAGGTGGTCATCTATCCCGGCCTCAACTGGGGCGACAAGGCCGCCGGCCCCGGCCCGGGCTTCGGCGTCCTCGGCGATGCCGACGACGGAACCTATGCAGAACTCATCGCGGTTCCCGAGGCGATGCTGTATCCCAAGCCGGCGCACCTGTCCTGGCTGGAGGCCGCCGCACTGCCGTGCGCGGCGCTGACGGCGTTTCGCGCGGTGTTCACGCGCGCGGGGTTGCAACCCGGCGAGACGGTCTTGGTGCTCGGGGCCGGCAGCGGAGTCTCGACGTTCGCGGTGCTGTTCGCCGCCGCCAGCGGCGCAGAGGTCTATGTCACCTCGTCGAGCACGGCGAAGATCGACAGCGTTCGTGGTCTCGGCGCCCGCGGTGGGGTGCTGTACACCGAGCCCGGCTGGCCTGCCGCGGTCGCAGAGAGCACCGGCGGTGGGGTCGACGTGATCGTGTGCGGCGTCGGCTCGGAACTCGCTGACGCGTTGTCCTGCCTCAAAACCGGCGGCCGGATAGCGCTTTTCGGCGCCCGGGCCGGGCAGGCGGTCGGCTTCGACGCCGCGACCCTGTATTTTCGGCAGGCCTCGATCCTGGGCACCACGCTGGGTAGCCCGGACGACTTCGCACGCATGCTCGAGTTCGTCACCGCGCATGAATTGCGCCCGGTGGTGGACCGCGTCTATCCGCTAGACGAGATCGCCGCGGCCCACACCTATCTGGAGACCGGCGGCCAGCTCGGCAAGGTCGTCATCGACATCACCGCCTAG
- a CDS encoding SDR family NAD(P)-dependent oxidoreductase, with protein sequence MTENSKVALVTGAASGIGEATARALVAAGAKVYLGDINEEGAKAVATALGSGAEAIQLDVTSAESWEAAVTRITAQSGSLSVLVNNAGIFTPGGLEAIGEAEFQKTFEINALGAFLGMKAVVESMKSAGGGSIVNVSSSAGLVGVKDAIAYSASKWAVRGLSRSAALDLAPYSIRVNSVHPGIVETPIFTGFPREALDMMTAALPQPRLGNPEEIAAMIAFLASDQASFCTGAEYTVDGGYACA encoded by the coding sequence ATGACAGAGAACAGCAAGGTCGCCCTGGTGACCGGGGCGGCCAGCGGGATCGGGGAAGCGACCGCCCGCGCGCTCGTGGCCGCCGGCGCCAAGGTGTACCTCGGCGACATCAACGAGGAAGGGGCAAAAGCCGTGGCGACGGCACTGGGCTCCGGCGCCGAAGCCATCCAACTCGACGTGACCAGCGCGGAGTCCTGGGAAGCGGCGGTCACCCGGATCACCGCACAATCCGGTTCGCTGTCGGTGTTGGTCAACAACGCCGGCATCTTCACCCCCGGTGGCCTGGAAGCCATCGGCGAGGCGGAGTTCCAGAAGACCTTCGAGATCAATGCGCTCGGTGCGTTCCTCGGCATGAAGGCCGTCGTCGAGTCGATGAAGTCCGCCGGTGGCGGATCGATCGTCAACGTGTCCTCGTCGGCCGGCCTGGTCGGCGTGAAGGACGCCATCGCCTACTCGGCCTCGAAGTGGGCCGTGCGCGGCCTGAGTCGCAGTGCGGCACTGGATCTGGCGCCGTACTCCATCCGGGTGAACTCCGTGCACCCGGGCATCGTCGAGACGCCCATCTTTACGGGCTTCCCGCGCGAGGCCCTCGACATGATGACCGCCGCGCTGCCGCAGCCCCGCTTGGGCAATCCGGAGGAAATCGCGGCCATGATCGCGTTCCTGGCGTCCGATCAGGCCAGCTTCTGCACCGGGGCGGAGTACACCGTCGACGGCGGATACGCCTGCGCATAG